The segment TTTTTTATGTAAACACCTTTTAATAGATTGGCGTTGGGGTGAAGCTTATTTTGCTGAAAAATTATTAGATTTTGAACTTGCAAGCAATGTAGGTAACTGGCAATGGGCAGCAGGAAGCGGTGTGGATGCGGCACCGTATTTTAGAATATTTAATCCTACTACTCAAATTGAAAAATTTGATAAAGACGAAAAATACATCAAACATTGGATATCGGAATATGATACTGATACCTACCCAGATAAAATGGTTGACCACAAAGAAGCTCGGGAACGTGCTTTAGCTACTTATAAAAAAGCTATTTCTTAAAATTTAGTGTAAGAATATTCTTAATTAATTACACTTTATCGGATTTTTATATATATTTATCGAATATTCTGATAATTAATAGTTTACATAACCCCCAAATCAATGCTTATGGAAACGTTAGCCAATGAATTCACCAATGGTGAAATCAAAGTGACTTTTAACCCAAACAAATGCATCCATGCTGAAAAATGTGCTCAAGAACTTTCTGAAGTTTTCCGGACTTCGGTAATTCCTTGGATTAATTTAGATGGTGCTGACACCGAACGTATTATCAAACAAATACGTAAATGCCCCTCGGGGGCACTCAATTTTTGTTATAATGAAAAAGAGCATGTTGTTAAATAAATTTTAATTAGGTGTAAAATTTGGGTTATTTGAAACAATTTTTCTACTCTTGCGGTGTTAAATAACAAACAAACCGAACAAAATTACCATGAAGAAACATTTAGTAACCCTACTCCCCTTGCTTTTATGTACCGTAATCCTCTTTGCCCAAGAAAATCCCCAAACTGAGGCAAAGGATAATAGTATAGAAGGACAGTTTAAAGATGTGGTTGACGAATCGAACAATTACCAAGAATATAAGGTAATTAAAAAGTACCAGATCAATCAACTTCGTAAAAACATTTTAGATTCAATTTCAGCTTTAGAGTCTAAAATAGCAACTTCAAAAACTGAAATTGACCAAAAAGCAACACAAATTGATTCGCTTACGAGCCAATTAAAAACCACAAAAGAAAATCTTTCCGTTTCCAAAGAAAAAGAAAATGGTATTTCGATTTTAGGAATTCTAACCCAAAAAGCTACCTATAACACCATTATGTGGTCCATAATTGTATTATTGTTGGTTGGGCTGGCATTTATTTTTTACAAGTTCAAAAATAGCCATAAAGTTACCAAAGACTCTCAACTAAAATTGGCAGAGACCGAAATGGAACTCGAAACCAATCGTCAAAAATCTTTGGAGCGAGAGCAAAAGCTACGACGCAAATTACAGGACGAGGTTAATAAAAACCGAAGTAAATAAAATTAGAAAAGCCGCGATTGATTCGCGGCTTTTTTAATTCTTTAACTTAGAAGTTTTATTATTCTATTCGGGTAATCTTAGCTCCTATTCTACGCAATCGTTCATCAATGTTTTCGTAACCACGATCTATCTGTTCAATATTATGGATTGTCGAGGTACCTTTAGCAGAAAGTGCTGCAATTAATAATGAAATTCCAGCACGGATGTCTGGAGATACCATAGTCGTCGCCTTAAGAGTCGATTTAAAATTATGACCAATTACTGTAGCTCTGTGCGGGTCGCACAAGATAATTTTAGCGCCCATATCAATCAATTTATCCACAAAGAACAAACGGCTTTCAAACATTTTCTGATGTATTAACACACTTCCTTTTGCCTGAGTACACATTACAAGAACAATACTCAACAAATCTGGTGTAAAGCCTGGCCAAGGCGCATCTGCAACAGTTAAAATAGAACCGTCTATATATCCTTGTATTTCATATTCTTCTTGAGCAGGAATGTAAATATCATCATCTTTTTTTTCAAGAGTTATTCCTAATTTCCGGAAGGTATCGGGTATTAACCCTAAGTTTTCCCAACTTACATCTTTAATAGTCAGTTCGCTTTGCGTCATAGCGGCAAGTCCAATCCAACTTCCTATTTCAATCATATCAGGTAAGATACGGTGTTTACAACCACCTAAACTATCAACACCTTCAATGATCAATAAATTAGATCCAACGCCACTTATTTTAGCGCCCATTTCATTAAGCATCTTGCAAAGTTGTTGTAAATAAGGTTCACATGCTGCATTATAAACTGTAGTAGTTCCGTTTGCCAAAACAGCAGCCATCACAATATTTGCAGTTCCGGTTACCGAAGCTTGATCTAGCAGCATATAAGTACCCTTTAATCCATTGGGTGCTTCTACTCCATAAAAACGTTCTTCCTTATTATAACGAAATTTAGCTCCTAACTTTATAAAACCTTCAAAGTGGGTATCTAATCTTCTTCGGCCAATCTTATCGCCACCAGGACGTGGGATATAGCCTTTACCAAAACGTGCCAACAAAGGTCCTACAATCATTATAGAACCACGAAGTGAACTTCCTTCTTGTTTAAATAATTCGGATTCCAGATATTCTAGCTTAAGACCATCTGCTTTGAAAGCAAATTTACCTTTACCTAATTTTTGAATTTTCACGCCAAGGTTTCCAAGTATTGCAATTAATTTATTGACATCCCGAATATCCGGTATGTTTTCAATGATTACCTCTTCGGGTGTTAATAATACGGCGCAAAGTATTTGCAAGGCTTCGTTTTTGGCACCTTGCGGACGGATTTCACCTTTAAGCTTATGTCCGCCTTCAATTTGAAAAGTTCCCATTAATACTGATTAATAGAGGTTAGTACCGCTTTCTACCACGGGTATTTTTATGTGATTTTTTATTACTGCTGTTGCTATTATATCTTTTTTTGTTCTTCAGAAGATTTTTCGCTTCAGATAGATCCTCATCACTATTTTTAAGATTTATCTTTCCATCAGATAGTTCAAAAAGGTGTTTGAAAATTACTTCATCATCAACAGTATCTTTGTTCCAATTAAGGAAACATTTTTTCATATGGTTGGCAATGTTAAGGATCAATCCTTCTTTTTTATCGCCTTCTTCCCAGCTATTGGCCACATCGATCATACGCTTTATATTATTTCCATAAAACCTGTATTTTGGAAAGTTTTGTGGATAAGGCAAAGGTTGTGGCGGCTCTGACAACTCTTCTCGGGAAGGTTTTGGGAATGGAGAGTCTACGTCCAATTTAAAATCCGACATAATAATCAACTGGTCCCAAAGTTTGTGTTGAAAATCAGGCACATCGCGTAAATGTGGGTTTAAGTTACCCATTACAGCAATAATGCTTTTTGCAATTTTATTACGCTCCTCACGGTCTTCGATTGAAACTGCGTGTTCCACCATCTTTTGCATATGGCGTCCATATTCAGGAATAATTAAATGCGTGCGTTCTGTATTGTATTCTATATTGTCTAACAAAATCTAAAATTTAAGGAAGTATTCTTCTTGAAGTAATTATGATTGCAAAATACTAAAATTATAGCGAAATGACACCTTCCACTTCAGAAACTTGCAAATATTTCTCTATTACGGCATCGGGTGAATCCATGGTTACTTTAATCGATATGCTGGTGTATTTACCTTTTGAAGAATCTCGGGTATTAATTTTAGCACCTGTTTCATTAAAAATGGCTTCAATTTCGGCTATTTTTTCTAAATTTGAAGGGACTATAAATTTATATAAATACGCTGCAGGCCAAGTGGTGTCTGCTTCTAATTGCTCACGGAGACGGTTATAAAAGTCTTCTGTTTTTTTTTCGTCTTTCATCAATTTCTTTCTTTTTCTTTTACACAAAGATACACTTTTCAGTATCAATAAATATTTGCTTATTTTGTAGAAAAAATCATTCCGCTTGAAAACAAAACGAATTGTAATAACCGGAGGTCCCGGAACCGGCAAAACAACGTTAATAAACGAACTTGAAAAGAAAGGGCATAGTTGTTTGCACGAAGTATCTAGAGAAGTCATTAAAAAAGCACAAAAAGAAGGAATTGAACAATTGTTTTTAACCAATCCTATTTTATTTAGCGAACGGTTGCTAGAGGGGCGTTTACAGCAATTTAACGAAGCTGAATCATACAATGGAGCTCTTTTGTTTTACGATCGTGGTTTACCTGATGTAACAGCTTATATGGATTACTTTGGAACAACATATTCTGAAATTTTCACCAAAAGTTGTATGGACAATCAATACGATACGGTTTTTTTATTACCGCCTTGGAAAAAAATATACAAACAAGACAACGAACGATACGAAAATTTTGAAGAAGCTAAAAAAATACATACCGCACTTTTAAAAGGCTATGAAAATTATGGATATGACGTACAATTGGTTCCTACAGGTTCGGTTGAAGAACGGATTGCATTTATACTTGATAACTTGAAGTAAAACATTTGAAAACACCTCTGCAAATCCTTGAAAATTATTGGGGTTTTACTTCCTTTAAACCGATGCAGGAAGCCATTATCGCTTCGGTATTAAATGATAAAGACACCGTTGCCCTGCTGCCTACTGGCGGGGGGAAATCGATGTGTTTTCAAATTCCGGGATTGCTAAAAGAGGGTACCTGTATTGTTGTTTCACCATTAATTGCTTTAAT is part of the Marixanthomonas ophiurae genome and harbors:
- a CDS encoding (4Fe-4S)-binding protein encodes the protein METLANEFTNGEIKVTFNPNKCIHAEKCAQELSEVFRTSVIPWINLDGADTERIIKQIRKCPSGALNFCYNEKEHVVK
- a CDS encoding DUF4290 domain-containing protein; amino-acid sequence: MLDNIEYNTERTHLIIPEYGRHMQKMVEHAVSIEDREERNKIAKSIIAVMGNLNPHLRDVPDFQHKLWDQLIIMSDFKLDVDSPFPKPSREELSEPPQPLPYPQNFPKYRFYGNNIKRMIDVANSWEEGDKKEGLILNIANHMKKCFLNWNKDTVDDEVIFKHLFELSDGKINLKNSDEDLSEAKNLLKNKKRYNSNSSNKKSHKNTRGRKRY
- a CDS encoding AAA family ATPase, giving the protein MKTKRIVITGGPGTGKTTLINELEKKGHSCLHEVSREVIKKAQKEGIEQLFLTNPILFSERLLEGRLQQFNEAESYNGALLFYDRGLPDVTAYMDYFGTTYSEIFTKSCMDNQYDTVFLLPPWKKIYKQDNERYENFEEAKKIHTALLKGYENYGYDVQLVPTGSVEERIAFILDNLK
- the murA gene encoding UDP-N-acetylglucosamine 1-carboxyvinyltransferase: MGTFQIEGGHKLKGEIRPQGAKNEALQILCAVLLTPEEVIIENIPDIRDVNKLIAILGNLGVKIQKLGKGKFAFKADGLKLEYLESELFKQEGSSLRGSIMIVGPLLARFGKGYIPRPGGDKIGRRRLDTHFEGFIKLGAKFRYNKEERFYGVEAPNGLKGTYMLLDQASVTGTANIVMAAVLANGTTTVYNAACEPYLQQLCKMLNEMGAKISGVGSNLLIIEGVDSLGGCKHRILPDMIEIGSWIGLAAMTQSELTIKDVSWENLGLIPDTFRKLGITLEKKDDDIYIPAQEEYEIQGYIDGSILTVADAPWPGFTPDLLSIVLVMCTQAKGSVLIHQKMFESRLFFVDKLIDMGAKIILCDPHRATVIGHNFKSTLKATTMVSPDIRAGISLLIAALSAKGTSTIHNIEQIDRGYENIDERLRRIGAKITRIE
- a CDS encoding DUF493 family protein; amino-acid sequence: MKDEKKTEDFYNRLREQLEADTTWPAAYLYKFIVPSNLEKIAEIEAIFNETGAKINTRDSSKGKYTSISIKVTMDSPDAVIEKYLQVSEVEGVISL